A region from the Aegilops tauschii subsp. strangulata cultivar AL8/78 chromosome 5, Aet v6.0, whole genome shotgun sequence genome encodes:
- the LOC109774385 gene encoding disease resistance protein Pik-2 has product MEGAAQTVLINVGQLVGQEFRQLRAIGGEVAELKDELATMNTLLRMQSEADGSGLSHFVREWMKQLRELAYDTEDCVDLYLFRIRCRQGDGFLLWSKRLLATLFPRHRLAGEITALRLRAVSISERHARYGVSMDLLGRSASSSEASQAVVASARALPLRPHNDHNQFQLVGIKAQAAELAIKVNASVGEDDKKIKVFSIVGFGGLGKTTLAMEVCRQLEMEFERQAVVSASQSFGSKDVEGLLKHLFRQILRLKSQPVAPNNKNGQPKETSERVDLKCEEASSEEAAKKALEEGAKHAADVAKKLAELLGKIDSMNVGQLQSEVGESLRDSRFLILIDDVWSKAAWEAIWSKLPSSNCSSRIIVTTRIDTVAKACSNVGDYYIHHMKALEEEESKRLFRSKAFGSMIEDSCPKEKELEGEIETILKKCGGLPLAIVSIASLLASYTHPEGKKMWQIVGRSTGSQMDINPTLEGMRQILTLSYDHLPHHLKACMMYLSIFPEDYIICKDRLLKRWIAEGLIPEKRGMTQMELAEAYFSELMSRSMIDQGIDIVNMYQWREETCRVHDMMLEVIVSKSLESNFVSLVGGQYEGMSYDRIRRLTIHGGVEAAQELSSKKMALHHGTRNGIKGMTMQHVRSLSIFDSEVPKLLARLGEFTLLRVLDMEDCKGLEEKYLKHICRMYLLRFLSLKGTDIKQMPSRIGNLEHLQTLDVRQTQLTSLPETVIKLEKLEHLLFTTKGNLWSAWMAPRGINRMKALRHLNKVIVIDPMVAKEIGELDQLQELCIYVDSRHEIIHPDVPEGLACSLSMMYSLEWLDIGNFGCELWPFVQVLNFLHGVETPPRLLRYLRICGRIDKLPDWVGSLTNLIEFDIAWTYLDGDQLFNVLCKLPNLERLTLGPYFIRHVEYMVAGSNQSFRELKELTLGYSPEVPRVYIFKEGCMPKLETLVLNYGDQWKKMEGIEHLTKLKEVQIGGITMEGAVAETRELLKEENERRRNNGSEQIRVVMG; this is encoded by the exons ATGGAGGGCGCGGCACAGACAGTTTTGATCAATGTTGGGCAGCTGGTTGGCCAGGAGTTCCGGCAGCTCCGTGCCATCGGCGGCGAGGTCGCTGAGCTGAAGGACGAGCTGGCCACCATGAACACCCTCCTGCGCATGCAGTCCGAAGCCGATGGCAGTGGCTTGAGCCACTTCGTCCGGGAGTGGATGAAGCAACTCCGGGAGCTCGCCTACGACACGGAGGACTGCGTCGACCTTTACTTGTTTCGCATCAGGTGCCGGCAGGGCGACGGCTTCCTCCTCTGGTCCAAGCGACTGCTGGCAACGCTTTTCCCTCGCCATCGCCTCGCCGGCGAGATCACGGCCCTCCGCCTACGTGCTGTTTCCATCAGCGAGCGCCATGCTCGTTACGGCGTCAGCATGGACCTGCTTGGCCGCAGTGCTTCTTCTTCTGAGGCTTCCCAGGCAGTGGTGGCGTCAGCACGTGCGCTCCCGCTCCGCCCTCACAACGACCACAACCAGTTCCAGTTGGTCGGCATCAAGGCCCAGGCTGCGGAGCTGGCCATCAAGGTGAATGCCTCAGTGGGTGAGGACGACAAAAAGATCAAAGTGTTCTCCATCGTGGGCTTTGGAGGGCTCGGGAAGACCACCCTGGCCATGGAGGTATGCCGGCAGCTCGAGATGGAGTTCGAGCGCCAGGCGGTAGTGTCTGCGTCGCAGTCATTTGGCAGCAAGGACGTCGAGGGATTACTGAAGCACCTGTTTCGGCAGATACTGCGGCTGAAGTCTCAGCCCGTGGCTCCTAATAACAAGAACGGACAGCCCAAAGAGACCTCGGAGCGCGTGGACCTGAAGTGCGAGGAAGCCTCCTCGGAAGAGGCAGCCAAGAAAGCCTTGGAAGAGGGAGCCAAGCACGCGGCTGATGTAGCGAAAAAGCTAGCGGAACTTCTTGGTAAAATTGACAGCATGAATGTAGGCCAGCTACAAAGCGAGGTCGGAGAGAGTCTTCGGGACAGCAG GTTCCTAATTTTGATCGATGATGTATGGAGCAAAGCAGCCTGGGAGGCAATCTGGTCCAAGTTACCAAGCAGCAACTGCAGCAGTAGAATCATTGTGACCACTCGGATAGATACCGTGGCAAAAGCATGCAGCAATGTTGGTGACTATTACATCCATCATATGAAGGCCCTAGAAGAGGAAGAGTCCAAACGATTGTTCCGGAGCAAAGCATTTGGCTCAATGATCGAAGATTCTTGCCCGAAGGAGAAGGAATTGGAAGGTGAAATTGAaacaattttaaaaaaatgtggCGGGCTACCATTAGCCATTGTTAGTATTGCAAGCCTTTTGGCAAGCTATACACATCCAGAAGGGAAGAAGATGTGGCAAATAGTTGGCAGATCAACTGGTTCACAGATGGACATCAACCCTACCTTGGAGGGGATGAGGCAGATACTCACACTTAGCTATGACCACTTACCCCATCACCTCAAGGCTTGCATGATGTATCTTAGCATTTTCCCGGAGGATTATATTATTTGTAAGGATCGGCTGTTGAAGAGATGGATCGCTGAAGGTTTGATTCCCGAGAAGCGAGGGATGACCCAGATGGAGCTTGCTGAAGCCTACTTCAGTGAGTTGATGAGTAGAAGCATGATTGACCAAGGTATCGATATAGTCAACATGTACCAGTGGAGGGAAGAGACGTGCCGAGTGCACGACATGATGCTTGAGGTCATTGTGTCCAAATCCCTAGAGTCCAACTTTGTTAGCCTGGTAGGTGGGCAATATGAAGGGATGTCATATGATAGGATTCGCCGTCTTACCATACATGGTGGAGTAGAGGCAGCCCAGGAGTTATCGTCAAAGAAAATGGCACTACATCATGGTACAAGGAATGGCATCAAGGGGATGACTATGCAGCATGTCCGGTCTCTGAGCATATTTGATTCTGAAGTGCCCAAGTTGCTTGCTCGTCTAGGAGAGTTCACCTTGCTAAGGGTACTTGACATGGAAGACTGCAAAGGCCTAGAAGAAAAGTATCTGAAGCATATCTGCCGGATGTACCTTTTAAGGTTCTTGAGCTTGAAGGGTACAgatatcaagcagatgccttcaAGAATTGGGAATCTCGAGCATTTGCAGACCCTTGATGTACGTCAAACACAACTTACAAGTCTGCCAGAAACAGTTATAAAGCTAGAGAAGCTGGAGCACCTGTTGTTCACCACCAAAGGTAATTTATGGTCTGCGTGGATGGCGCCCCGAGGGATCAACAGAATGAAGGCACTACGCCACCTGAATAAAGTGATTGTGATAGACCCGATGGTCGCCAAGGAGATTGGTGAATTGGATCAATTGCAAGAGTTGTGTATCTATGTTGACTCAAGACATGAAATTATTCATCCAGATGTTCCCGAAGGGCTTGCCTGCTCCCTGAGCATGATGTACTCGCTCGAGTGGCTGGACATTGGAAATTTTGGTTGCGAGCTATGGCCTTTCGTACAGGTGTTGAATTTTCTACATGGGGTAGAGACGCCACCACGGCTTCTCCGTTACCTTAGGATCTGCGGCCGCATTGACAAATTGCCAGACTGGGTGGGGTCACTCACTAACCTTATTGAGTTTGACATAGCGTGGACATACCTTGATGGTGACCAACTATTCAACGTCCTGTGTAAGTTGCCCAACCTGGAGAGGCTGACCCTGGGGCCATACTTCATAAGACACGTTGAATATATGGTTGCAGGCAGTAACCAGTCCTTTCGCGAGCTCAAGGAACTTACTCTGGGCTATTCTCCTGAAGTTCCCCGAGTTTATATATTTAAGGAAGGATGCATGCCAAAGCTGGAGACACTTGTGCTGAATTATGGTGACCAGTGGAAGAAAATGGAGGGTATCGAGCACTTGACAAAGCTTAAAGAGGTGCAGATCGGTGGCATTACCATGGAAGGTGCAGTGGCTGAGACACGAgagctgctgaaggaggagaatgAGAGGCGACGCAATAATGGGTCCGAACAGATCAGAGTTGTAATGGGGTAG